In Carassius auratus strain Wakin unplaced genomic scaffold, ASM336829v1 scaf_tig00012939, whole genome shotgun sequence, one genomic interval encodes:
- the LOC113073829 gene encoding serine/threonine-protein kinase SBK1-like, whose amino-acid sequence MIELGSVEEGSSLIDELMELTSQSLCQLEIKEHFNIIKEIGRGKYGRVLLVTHRCKGTPMALKVLPKASTKLQGFLREYCISLHLSCHPCIVGLFGIAFQSNEHYGFAQELVTGRDLFAIIQPRVGIPECAVKRCAVQISCALEFIHQRGLVHRDIKPENILLLDTQCRRVKLADFGLTQRRGTLIRFISGTLPYMAPELCAMVLEEGQKEVTVPPLRVEPTLDTFAFAVLLFCILTGFFPWERCNDSDDFYEEFADWRRSPKKTPVPSQWKRFTPVCMQMFRRMLALDPSERCSIGEVKGYVGKDWVRAKDANGWVGENGEVSTSTPSPCRSSYSDEQ is encoded by the exons ATGATTGAACTGGGCTCAGTGGAGGAGGGCAGCAGTCTGATAGACGAGCTGATGGAGTTAACATCTCAGAGTTTATGTCAGCTCGAGATTAAAGAACACTTCAACATTATTAAAGAGATCGGTCGGGGAAAGTATGGACGTGTGCTGCTGGTCACCCACCGCTGCAAGG GGACTCCGATGGCTCTCAAAGTGCTACCCAAGGCCTCCACCAAACTGCAGGGCTTCCTGAGAGAATACTGCATCTCTTTGCATCTGTCTTGCCACCCATGCATCGTGGGATTGTTTGGAATCGCCTTCCAGTCCAACGAGCACTACGGATTCGCCCAGGAGCTTGTGACAGGACGGGACCTTTTTGCCATCATCCAGCCACGG GTGGGCATCCCTGAATGTGCAGTGAAGCGCTGTGCAGTTCAGATCTCTTGTGCTCTAGAGTTCATCCACCAGCGTGGTCTGGTCCACCGCGACATCAAGCCTGAGAACATTCTGCTGCTGGACACCCAATGCCGGCGGGTTAAACTGGCCGACTTCGGCCTCACCCAGAGACGAGGAACCCTCATACGCTTCATATCGGGCACGCTGCCGTATATGGCTCCAGAGCTGTGTGCCATGGTCTTGGAGGAAGGTCAGAAGGAGGTAACAGTCCCTCCGCTCCGTGTGGAGCCCACTCTAGATACCTTTGCCTTTGCCGTGCTTCTTTTCTGTATCCTCACTGGCTTCTTCCCCTGGGAGCGCTGCAATGACAGCGACGATTTCTACGAGGAATTTGCAGACTGGCGCAGATCGCCGAAGAAAACCCCCGTGCCATCTCAGTGGAAAAGATTCACGCCTGTGTGCATGCAGATGTTCAGAAGGATGTTAGCACTGGATCCCAGTGAGAGGTGCTCTATAGGGGAGGTCAAAGGTTATGTGGGTAAGGACTGGGTGCGAGCGAAGGACGCCAACGGATGGGTGGGAGAAAATGGGGAGGTCAGCACATCCACACCGAGTCCTTGCAGAAGCAGCTACAGTGATGAACAGTGA